The sequence below is a genomic window from Thermoflavifilum sp..
AGCCCCGCCCACGCACAGCACCCGGATACAATCAGTCCACAAATGGTGCAATCGGCCTCCCAGCTGATAGATATGCAATTTTCTGCTGCTGAAATCGATTCCATGCTGGATGGACTACGTGACTATCGCAACGATTATCATCGGTTTCATCAGTACATGCTGGATAACGCTGCATCTTTGCCACTCTGGTTCAACCCCGTACTTCCGGGCATGCAGGTAGATACTGTGCAACATCCCATCCAATGGCATATTCCTGCTGATGTACCGCTTCCAGCCCGTCGGGAAGAACTGGCGTATTATTCCATTCTGCAACTGGCGGGCCTGTTGCGCGAAAAGAAAATAACTGCGGTGGAATTGGCGCGTTTTTTCATGGATCGGCTAAAAAAATATGGTCCTGTATTGCATTGTGTGGTTTCGATTCCAGAAGATATCGCCATGCAGGAAGCACGTAAAGCCGATGAAGATTTTGCAAAAGGTATTGATCGGGGTCCTTTACAGGGCATTCCTTATGGTGTAAAAGATTTATTTGCGGTAAAAGGTACTTATACCACCTGGGGTACGCCCCCTTATCGTAATCAGCAGATTGATGAGACGGCTTATGTAGTAAAACGATTACAGGCTGCTGGTGCCGTACTGGTGGCGAAGCTTTCGCTGGGAGAGCTGGCCATGGATGATGTATGGTTTGGCGGGCTCACGCGTAATCCCTGGGATACCGCCCATGGCTCCAGTGGTTCTTCTGCAGGATCCGCAGCTGCAACCGTGGCTGGATTGGTACCCTTTGCGTTAGGAACGGAGACCTGGGGCTCTATTGTGTCGCCCAGCACGGTTTGCGGGGCGCTTGGTCTGCGTCCCACATTTGGCAGTATCAGCCGTACCGGCGCGATGACGCTGGCCTGGAGTTCCGATAAAATTGGCCCGCTTTGCCGAACCGCAGAAGATGCCGCTATTGTGTTTGCCGCCATACACGGCACCGATGGCGTAGACGCAGCAGCCCGTTTCGCTGCTTTTAATTATAACCCGGATGCTGATATCCGCAACCTGAAAGTGGCTTATGCCAGCAACTGGATTGATACGCTTCCTGAAAATCATCATATTAAAAAAGCTATGCAGGTGCTGCAAAGCATGGGCGTAAAACTTATACCGATTGTGTTTCCGGATTCATTCCCGTCCAATGCCATACTGGGCGTAATTGTCGGGGCCGAGTCGGCAACGGCTTTTGACCCGCTCACACGCAGTCATCGTGATAGCCTCATGGTGCAACAACGCAAATATTCCTGGCCCAATCAATTTCGCACATCCCGTTTCATCCCGGCAGTGGAATACCTGACAGCGCAACGGCTTCGCTACCAGCTCATGCAGGAAGTGGATCCGTTTCTCAATCAATATGATGCGATTCTTGTGCCCACATTTGCCGGTCAACAACTGGCATTGACCAACCTTACCGGTCACCCTGTAGTCTCGGTGCCCGATGGCTTCCGATCAAATGGTACGCCTACCAGTTTTACCCTCATCGGCAAACTCTTCGGGGAAGCGGCTATTCTGCAATTAGCCCAACAATATCAATTGAGAAGCGGATGGTATCAACATCATCCACCCCTGTTCAGCAACTGAATGTCCATTGAGCGATCAAGCCCTGCCCCGGTCTTAGTTTTGAATGTGGTATTTTTGTTGAAGGAAATATCGGGATAGTCTTTATCATGCGGGGATTAAAAAAATTACTGAAAGTTGCAACATGGGTGGTACTGGCACTGGTGGCGCTGGCTCTGGTGCTGAATATCGTTGTGAACATCCCCGCCGTACAAAATTTTCTTGTGCAGCAAGTCACCGAACGATTATCGGCCCAGCTTC
It includes:
- a CDS encoding amidase; translated protein: MPRPAYAFVFLLCLCLQLSPAHAQHPDTISPQMVQSASQLIDMQFSAAEIDSMLDGLRDYRNDYHRFHQYMLDNAASLPLWFNPVLPGMQVDTVQHPIQWHIPADVPLPARREELAYYSILQLAGLLREKKITAVELARFFMDRLKKYGPVLHCVVSIPEDIAMQEARKADEDFAKGIDRGPLQGIPYGVKDLFAVKGTYTTWGTPPYRNQQIDETAYVVKRLQAAGAVLVAKLSLGELAMDDVWFGGLTRNPWDTAHGSSGSSAGSAAATVAGLVPFALGTETWGSIVSPSTVCGALGLRPTFGSISRTGAMTLAWSSDKIGPLCRTAEDAAIVFAAIHGTDGVDAAARFAAFNYNPDADIRNLKVAYASNWIDTLPENHHIKKAMQVLQSMGVKLIPIVFPDSFPSNAILGVIVGAESATAFDPLTRSHRDSLMVQQRKYSWPNQFRTSRFIPAVEYLTAQRLRYQLMQEVDPFLNQYDAILVPTFAGQQLALTNLTGHPVVSVPDGFRSNGTPTSFTLIGKLFGEAAILQLAQQYQLRSGWYQHHPPLFSN